The Gemmatimonas phototrophica region CTCGGCGATCTCTCCTCGCGGCGCGGCAAGATTGGCGGCATGACGCAGCGTGGTGAGGCGCAGGTAATCTCGGCGACTGTGCCGCTCGCCGAGATGTTCGGTTACTCGACCAAGCTGCGCAGCATGTCGCAGGGACGAGCGGTCTACTCGATGGAGTTCTCGCATTACGAGGAAGTGCCGAAGTCGAAGGCCGAAGAGATCATCAGCAAGGTGAAGGCGTAAGCCTCACCCACTCATTCACTACCCAAATACCAGAACAAAACCATGGGCAAGGCAAAGTTCGAGCGGAACAAGCCGCACGTGAACGTGGGAACGATCGGCCACGTCGACCACGGCAAGACGACGACGACGGCTGCTCTCACGAAGATCTCGGCGGACAAGGGCTACGGCACGAAGTACATCGCGTACGACGAAGTTGCCAAGGCCTCTGAGTCGCAGGGACGTCGCGACAGCACGAAGATTCTGACGATTGCCACGTCGCACGTGGAGTACGAGACGGAAGCGCGTCACTACGCGCACGTTGACTGCCCGGGTCACGCCGACTACGTGAAGAACATGATCACCGGCGCTGCGCAGATGGACGGCGCGATCCTGGTGGTGTCGGCCGTGGACGGCCCGATGCCGCAGACGCGTGAGCACATCCTCCTGGCTCGCCAGGTGAACGTGCCCTCGGTCGTGGTGTTCCTCAACAAGTGTGACCTGGTGGAAGACGAAGAGCTCCTCGACCTCGTCGAGCTCGAAGTCCGTGAACTGCTGTCGAAGTACAACTACCCGGGTGATGACGCTCCGGTGATCCGTGGCTCGGCGATCAACGCCATCAACGGCGATCCGAAGTGGGTGGCAGAGTTCCAGAAGCTGTACGACGCGCTGGATACGTACATCGCGGAGCCGGTGCGTGAGATCGACAAGCCGTTCCTCCTCCCGGTCGAAGACGTGTTCTCGATCACGGGTCGTGGCACGGTGGCGACGGGCCGTATCGAGCGTGGCATCGTGAAGGTCGGCGAAGAAGTGCAGGTCGTCGGCTACAACAGCGAGAAGAAGACGACCGTCACGGGCGTCGAAATGTTCCGCAAGCTGCTCGACGAAGGACGCGCGGGCGACAACGTCGGTCTGCTCCTCCGCGGCATCGCGAAGGAAGACATCGAGCGCGGCATGGTGTTGGCCAAGCCGAACTCGATCAAGCCGCACACGAAGTTCACGTCGGAAGTGTACGTGCTCACGAAGGAAGAAGGCGGCCGTCACACGCCGTTCTTCAAGGGCTACCGCCCGCAGTTCTACTTCCGCACGACGGACGTGACGGGCAACATCGAGCTCCCCGAAGGGATGGAGATGGTGATGCCGGGCGACAACGTGACGATGACGATTGAGCTCATCATCCCGATCGCCATGGAAGAGCAGCTGCGCTTCGCCATCCGTGAGGGTGGCCGCACGGTCGGCGCCGGCGTCGTTACCAAGATCCTCGCCTAATCACGACTGTCGGCGGGTGGTGAGGCTTTCGGGTCTCACCACCCGCTCAACAGGCTCCCAGGAATAGAGATGGCTGGCCGCATTCGCATTCGCCTCAAGGCATTTGACCACGCTGTGATCGATCAGGCGTCGGCGGACATTGTCCGCACGGCTGAGAAGACCGGCGCGTCGGTCTCTGGTCCGATCCCGCTGCCCACGAAAACGCAGCGTTGGACCGTGTTGCGCTCGCCGCACGTCGACAAGAAGTCGCGCGAGC contains the following coding sequences:
- the tuf gene encoding elongation factor Tu; protein product: MGKAKFERNKPHVNVGTIGHVDHGKTTTTAALTKISADKGYGTKYIAYDEVAKASESQGRRDSTKILTIATSHVEYETEARHYAHVDCPGHADYVKNMITGAAQMDGAILVVSAVDGPMPQTREHILLARQVNVPSVVVFLNKCDLVEDEELLDLVELEVRELLSKYNYPGDDAPVIRGSAINAINGDPKWVAEFQKLYDALDTYIAEPVREIDKPFLLPVEDVFSITGRGTVATGRIERGIVKVGEEVQVVGYNSEKKTTVTGVEMFRKLLDEGRAGDNVGLLLRGIAKEDIERGMVLAKPNSIKPHTKFTSEVYVLTKEEGGRHTPFFKGYRPQFYFRTTDVTGNIELPEGMEMVMPGDNVTMTIELIIPIAMEEQLRFAIREGGRTVGAGVVTKILA
- the rpsJ gene encoding 30S ribosomal protein S10, with the protein product MAGRIRIRLKAFDHAVIDQASADIVRTAEKTGASVSGPIPLPTKTQRWTVLRSPHVDKKSREQFELKTHKRVIDILDSRAGTVDALTKLDLPAGVDVEIKVE